The genomic segment TATGCTTCGCAGACCAGCAGCTGGTTCGGACAGGTGATTCAGCGTTCGGATGACGGCGGTAAAACCTGGAACCCGCCGGGCACCAAACCGGAGGATTTGATGGGGACGGATGGAATGCCCAACGGCGCCAGTAACATGTTCGTCTATGACGCGTCGGCGGAAACCGGCAAGCCGCTGACCACTCACCAGCATTACGACGGCACGCAGCGACCCTGGGAGTTCAAACGCATCTGGCACCTGGAACCCTCGCTGACCGATCCGGACACGGTCTACGCCGGTGCGGAGGACGCCGCAATCTTCAAATCGTCGGATGGGGGAAAAACCTGGAATGAGCTGCCGGGGCTGCGCAGCGCGAAGGGCCATCTCTGGCAACCCGGCGCCGGAGGCATGTGCCTGCACACCATTCTGTTGGATCAAAGCCAGCCCGATCGCATGTACATCGCCATCTCTGCGGCGGGCGCCTTCCGCACGGACGATGGCGGCAAGACCTGGAAGCCGATTAATCGCGGGCTAAAGTCGCAATATGAGCTGCCGGATCCGGATGCCGAAGTCGGCCACTGTGTGCATCGCATTGCCATGCATCCGTCGCGGCCGAACGTGCTGTTCATGCAGAAGCATTGGGACGTCCTTCGCAGCGACGATGCCGGCGACTCGTGGCACGAGGTCAGCGGCAACCTGCCGAGCGATTTCGGGTTTCCGATCGCGGTGCATGCCCATGAACCGAATACGGTGTATGTGGTGCCGATCAAGAGCGATTCAGAACATTATCCGCCGGAGGGGAAACTCCGGGTGTATCGCAGCAAGACCGGCGGCCATGAATGGGAGGCACTCACGAAGGGTCTGCCGCAACAGGATTGTTATGTGAACATTCTGCGCGACGCGATGGCGGTGGATCAGCTTGAGCCCTGCGGCCTCTATTTCGGGACGACCGGCGGACAGGTCTACGCATCTCGCGACGGCGGTGACAGTTGGACGGCGATTGTGCGGGATTTGCCGGGGGTGCTGTCCGTAGAGGTACAAGCGCTCTAACGTCTGCTGAAAATGGCCGCCAGCGGCGTTCTCAGTCGCGACTCTCACTGCGACGTACCCCGAGGGTACGCCTCATTCGCGTCGCTCCCTGCGGCCTTGCTGGACGACCATTTTGAGCAGCCTCGTGATTGCGTACGATGGTTGAGCCGCTGGAGGGGCGCTAACAGCTGCTCACTTTGTCTGCGAGATAGGAACCACGAGAGACGAGATACGCTTCACGAGATACGTGTCCCAAGACACGAGAAGCGAGAGACAAACTATGGTTCGAATCATATTGCCCGCACATTTGCGGACGTTGGCGCGTGTGACGGGTGAAGTGGCGTTGGATGTGACTGCTCCGGTGACGCAGCGAGCGGTGCTCGATGCGCTTGAGGCACGATACCCCATGTTACGGGGAACCATTCGCGACCATGTGACGCACAAGCGGCGGCCGTTCATTCGGTTCTTTGCCTGCGAGCAGGATCTGTCGCACGAGTCGGCTGATGTCCCCCTCCCGGACACAGTGGCATCCGGGACCGAGCCGTTCTTGATCGTCGGGGCAATGGCGGGCGGGTAAGCAGGCTGTTGAAACTAGCCGCCAGCGGCGTTCTCACCTCGGAAGCGTCCTCACCGTAGCCTCGGGGCTACGCCTCCGGTGCTTCCATCGGTTGCGGCCTTGCTGGCCGACTAGTTTGAACAGCCTGGACATGCTGTTCTGGACAATCGGCATATAGCGTGAGGAGTGCCATGCAAAAGATAGCGCCATGTTTGTGGTTCGACGATCAGGCCGAAGAGGCAGCGAAGTTTTATGTGGCGACCTTCAAGAAGGCCAAGCTCGGTCCCATCACCTACTATGGAGAGGCCAGTGCGACGGTTTCGGGAAGACCGAAGGGTTCGGTGATGACCGTGGCATTCGAAATCGATGGGCAGGAGTTTCTGGCCTTGAACGGTGGTCCCATCTTTCAATTCACCGAGGCGGTGTCGTTGATGGTGAAGTGCGAGACGCAGGAAGAGATCGATCACATGTGGGAGGCCCTGTCCCGAGGCGGAGAACAGGGACAATGCGGGTGGCTCAAAGACACGTACGGCCTGTCGTGGCAGATCGTGGTGCCGCAGTGGGATGAGATGTTGCGTGGCAAGGATGCCGCGCGCTCGGAGCGGGTCATGGCGGCGATTCTCAGCATGACTAAGCCGGATCTGCAGTGCGTTCAACGGGCCTATGAGGGCCGATGACGGCAAACACGGCAGGAAGGCACAGTTGAGAACCTAGGAGCCTGTCCGCGTCATGCCGTTCTGCTGCGACGAATGATCTGCCGGCATCTGCCTCGTTCTCAGCCCGTAAGAATGCTCAACGTATTCAGCGAATACGCTTCCGGTTTTTTCGAGCCTGCGGCCTCGCATCCGCCGGCAACTCCCTCGTCTCGCTACGAAGGATTACTCGGACAGGCTCCTAGCCAGGACAATTCATGAATGCCTGCTCCGGCGTCCGATCCTCTCGCCCGGCAGGCGGTTCTCGTTCGGCCTCACGTGCGAGAAGCCTCGGCGGGCTTCCGTCTCGAACGCCTCCCGACGGTATTCATGAATAATCCGGGCTCGCACCCTGTCGATTCTCGCTTGTGCGGGCGACTAATGGGTAGATGGAGGCCGGCGCGGGAAGAGGCCGTCCCAGAACCATTTCACCAATGAAGGAGTGTGCCCCATGCGATTTGTCGTATTCGTGAAAGCCACCAAAAATTCAGAGGCGGGGGTGATGCCGAGCCAGGAGTTGCTGGCCGCCATGATGAAATATAACGAGGAACTGGTACAGGCCGGAGTGATGCTCGGAGGGGAGGGACTTCACCCGAGTTCGAAGGGTGTCCGTGTGAAGTTTTCGGGGAGTCAGCGGATCGTCACCGAAGGGCCGTTCATTGAGACGAATGAGATCGTCGCGGGCTATTGGTTGTGGCAATGTCAATCCAAAGCAGAAGCCATCGAGTGGGTCAAGCGCTGTCCCAGTCCGATGCCGGGCGAAGAATCTGAGATCGAAATCCGTCCCTTGTTCGAGGCCGACGATTTTGGAGCCGAGTTGACTCCTGAGCTCAGAGAGCGGGAAGAGCGGCTGCGGGCGCAGGCCGCCGGCAAGAAGTAGGAACGTCATGGGGGCTCTTGCAGTATGGATAAGACGGTCGGCAAAGATTTCGAGGATGGCCTGGCTTCCCTCAAGGCGGTGGTCAAGAAATATCAACGCCGGGGTATTGTCAGGCTTGATCTGATCGTATGAGGCGAGCATAGTTCTAGAAGAAGATACTCAACCCATCTCAGTCAGACTCAGGAGGCCATTATGCGATACATCACGGTGACACTGGTTGCGCTTGCGTTGGTCATGAGCGCCTCGATTGGTGAGGCCAAAGAAAAGAAGCATGACAAACCAATGGATCCGCAGGCGATGATGGAGCTCTGGCAGAAATTGGCCCAGCCCGGTGAGCCGCATAAGACGTTTGCCGGCTTGGCCGGAAGTTGGACGACGACGACCAAGGAATGGATGGAACCGGGTAAACCGCCCACGGAAGCGAGCGGGACCGCTGAGATGAAGATGCTGCTGGACGGACGTTTTCTCTATCAGGAGTTCAAGAGCCAGATGATGGGGCAGCCCTTTTCCGGAATCGGGATCGATGCCTATGACAACGTGCGCAAAAAATATGTGACCGCCTGGATGGACACCATGGGAACCGGCATCTTCATCATGGAAGGCACGGCAAGTGCGGACGGGAAGACGATCACGCTGAAGGGGTCTCATCCCGAACCGGGCGGCGGGCAGATGCATCATCGCGCAGTCTGGAAGTTGGTGGACAGCAATACGCAGACGTTCGAGATGTATGGAAACCACGGGCACGGCAAGGAAGAAAAAATGATGGAGATCACCTATACCCGTAAGCCGTAAGGTGCACTCTCCTCGATCGTCTTGCGTGACGTGTGAACATCGAGGGGTGGGAACAGAGTCAGGGCGTGGATGCAGTGACCTGGGCGTAGCCGTTGAGTGGCTAGCAGGTTGGTGGCAAACTACACACTCAGAGAAGAAATGTGGGAACCAGCATTGTCACAGACTTTCCCGAATCCGCTGCAGGCTGTTGAGGAAGGCGGTCCAGCAAGGCCGCAGGGAGCGAGGCGAATGAGGCGTACCCTCGGGGTACGTCGCAGTGAGAGTCGCGACTGAGAACGCCGCTGGCCGACTTTATCAGCAGCCGGCTAGTGAGTCATCAATTCTTCGAAAGGAGGCCGTTATGCAACGGACGATCGGATTCCTCGCGATGGCGCTCATTCTGACAAGCTTGAGCGGCTGTAGTTATCTCTTTTACCCGCGAGCCGGCGACTACGCCACGCAGGCGAAAGGGGCGAACGGTCTCGAGACCATGACGAACCTCACCAGTGTGATGGAGGCGACCGCCTCCAAGGCGAAGGGTGGGAAGGGCGTCGACACCGCCTTCGATGATCTCCACAATCAGTTCCATGCCTTGAGTGATTCGTTCTGCGGTGTGACGGATGCGCAAAGCAACACACCGGCCTATGCGTTGGCGGTGACGCATAAGAAGGAACTTAGTGCGATTTTCAAACGGCTGTGGAAGTTCAAAGACGATCAGCCTCAACGAGACCAGCATCTTGAATTGCTGGCTGCTGAGTTGAAAGAGCTTCGCGAGACGTTGCAGACGATCAAGTAAGGTTTGTTGCAGCGCAGGTGACGGCAGCCGATTCCGGACCAAGGTCCGACGAATCATCGTGCAGTCTGGACGGCTTAGGATGACATCATCGGAACCGTCGTGACCTGCGGCACGCGTGGGCATGGTCAAGGAGAGGCTGTCGCCGATGGCCTCGACCAGGACGTCACGCGTGAGCGTCTTCAATCAGGCCACATGAATGGGGCCGAAGCCAGGCGTCGGGAACAGGGGCTTCGCGCCCCTTTTCCATGATGTGCATCTCCGTCCACATGTAACCTCCCCGGGCAGTGCACCCCTCAAGGTTCGCGCTGTGCATTCGTCGACTATAGGGAGCGCGCTGCGTTCGGTTGGCCTATGGCTCGTGGTTGAGCCCGGGGTGCCTTCGCTCCGTTGCTTACACCGGAGCCAACCAGTAAGATGGGGTTGCGTCCGCATCCCGTGAACTGCGTATTCAGCTTTTATCAGGGAGTGAGCATGGCCAGGCGACCCCGACTTTCCACCATAGCCTCGATCCTGTTCGGGTGTTTTGCGTTGTCATGGCTTGCGAGCTGTAAGCAGGAGGTCGGTTCTCCCCAGCCTCCTCCGGTACCTGAGGTCGGGATTGTCGTGGCGACGGCGCAGGACGTGCCCGATGAGCCGGAGTTCATCGGACAGTCGGAGTCATCGCGGCCGGTGGAAATCAGATCGCAGGTCACTGGAATTCTCAAAGAGTGGTTCTTTAAGGAAGGCCGCGACGTCAAGCAAGGCGACCGCCTCTATCAGATCGACCCGGTGCCCTTTCATGCCGCAATGTTGAGCGCGAAGGCGAAAGTCGCTCAGGCGGAGGCGCGACTGGTGCAGGCCAAGCAGAATCTAGCCCGGGTGAAGCCCTTGTTGGCCGAGCAGGCCGTGAGTACAAAAGATGTCGATGATGCGGTGGCCGAGGAGATGGCGGCGAAAGCGAACCTCGAAGGCGCCAAGGCGGAACTGGTCAAAGCCAAGTTCGATCTCGACAACACGCTGATCGTGGCGCCCATCAGCGGCATGATCGAGCGGACGCGCGTATATGAAGGACGACTTGTGTCGGCCCAGACCGATCTCCTGACGATCATTCAGCAGGTCGATCCCATGTATGTGATCGTCAGCGCACCGGAAAGTTTTCTGTTGAAGCGGCAGCGCGACAATACGGCCAAACGGATTCAGCACCCCGGCGTCTATCAATTGCGCGGCGTCCTGACTTTCGCAGACGGGACCACCTACGGTCAGGAGGGCGTGTTGGATCTGCTCGATGTCGGACTCAAAACCGATACGGGATCTCGGCAGGCCCGGGTGGTGTTTCCCAATCACGATCGCGTGCTGCTGCCGGGACAGTTTGTCCGGGTTCGCTTCAAAGGAACGGTCAAGAAGGGGGCGATCCTGGTTCCTCAACGCGCTGTGCAACAAGGTGCGAGGGGATCGATTGTGTTTGTCGTTGGGAATGAGGATAAGGTCGAAATGCGAGAAGTGCAGGCCACCAGCTGGCAAGGCGATCAGTGGCTTGTTGAACAGGGATTACAAGTCGGAGACCGCATCATCGTGGAAGGGCTCCATAAGATCGCGCCCGGGGCGCCGGTGAAACCCGTTCCGCTTGCCGCTCCCGCTACCGTTCCGTCTGCCGATAAGCCGCAGCCGGAGCCTGCTTCATGATCTCGCATTTTTTTATCGACCGCCCAATTTTCGCTTCGGTGCTCTCCATCATGATCATGGTGGTTGGCCTGGTGTCTCTCCAGGCGCTACCGATCGCCCAATTCCCTGAAATTACACCTCCCGTCGTTCAAATCGAAGCCGACTACCCGGGTGCCAATGCGGAGATCGTGGCCGACTCTGTGGCGCGCCCCATCGAGGTCCAACTGCCCGGGATCGACAATCTGCTGTACTACGACTCCACCAGTACCAACGACGGCCACATGACGATCAAGTTGACCTTTGAGATCGGCACCGATGTGGATATTGCCCAGGTGCAGACGCAGAATCGGGTCAAACTTGCCGAGCCGCAGTTGCCGCCGGAGGTTGTGCGTCAAGGTATCACCATCAATAAAGTCTCTCCCGATCTGTTGGCGGTGGTGGCGCTCAGTTCCGTGGATCCGACGCATGACACGGTGTACTTATCGAACTATGCGATTCTCCGTGTACTCGACAATGTGAAGCGGTTGCGCGGAGTCGGAAATGCGCTGGTGTTCGGCTCTCAGAACTATTCGATGCGGCTGGTCCTGGATCCGATCAGGATGGCCCAACTCAGCTTGACCCCGACGGACATCGTTAATGTTGTTCGCGAGCAGAACCGGGATTTCCCGGCCGGGACGATCGGGCGTGAACCGGCCCTGAAGGGCACTGAGCTCACGATTCCCGTCATCACGCAGGGTCGGTTGACGGAGGTGAAGGAGTTCGAGGAGCTGATCGTCCGTGCCATGCCGAATGGATCGATGATCCGTGTGAAGGACGTCGCCCGCGTCGAGCTGGGCGCACAATCGTATACGCTGGAAGGGCGTTGGAACGGCAAGCCGAACGTGTTTTTGCTCACCTTCCTGTCGCCCGGCGCTAATGCGCTCGAAACGGTGAAGCGGGTTCGGGCTGAACTGGCCGAGGTCTCCAAGAGTTTTCCCACGGGCGTGTCCTACGATATTCCGTACGACACCACACGCTTCATCGATGTCTCCATCAAAGAAGTGGTGAAGACTTTGATGGAGGCCATGGTGCTGGTCATTCTGGTGGTGTACCTCTTCCTCCAGAGTTGGCGTGCAACCCTGATCCCCGGTGTGGCGGTGCCGGTTTCTCTCATCGGGACGTTCGCCGGTATGCAGGCGCTGGGTTTCTCGATCAATACCCTGACTTTGTTCGGTATGGTGTTGGTGATCGGTATTGTGGTGGACGACGCGATCGTCGTGGTGGAGAATTGCGAACGGCATATGTCCCAAGGAGGGCTTTCCCCCAAAGCTGCCGCCAAGCGGGCGATGGAGGAGGTGACGGGGCCGGTTATTGCGATTGTGTTGGTGCTGTGTGCGGTATTCGTGCCGGTCGGATTCCTGGGCGGCATCACCGGCGAATTGTACAAGCAGTTTGCGATTACGATTTCGATTGCCGTCATTATTTCCGGCTTTGTCGCACTGACGCTCAGTCCCGCGCTCTGCGCCCTCGTCCTGAAACCCGGCGAGGAGCGGCACAGTGGATTTTTCGGTTTCTTCAACCGAGCCTTTTCGTGGATGCAGGGACGGTACATCTCGACAGTCGGTGTGGCGTTGACCAGGCGCGTGCTGTCGATGGCGGTCTTCGGGGGCCTGCTCGTCGGTGTGTTCATGTTATTCAAGGTCATCCCGGGCAGTTTCTTGCCGGAAGAAGACCAGGGCTATTTCATCACGATCGTGCAGTTGCCGGACGGCGCATCCAAGCAACGGACCGATGCGGTGCTGAGCAAGATCGAGAGTTACTTCCTGGCAAAGCCGGAGATCCATTCAACCGATACCCTCTCCGGCCAGAATTTCGTGTTCAGTACGCGAGGGCCGAATGCCGCCACGATGTTCGTGCCCCTGAAGCATTGGGACGAGCGCAAGGCGCCGCATCAACATGTGAAATCCGTGATCGGCGCGGCATTCGCTGAATTTGCGAAGATCCCCGAGGCGCTCGTTCTGGCCTTCAACGCGCCGTCGATTCGAGGGCTCGGCGCTACGGGCGGGTTTACCTTGCAACTCCAGGATCCGAGCAGCGGCGACTTTAATAGATTCTCCGCCGCAGCCCAGGAGTTTATCGGCAAGGCACGACAGAATCCGGCAATCGGCGCCATCGGCACGAGTTTCCGGGTCAGTGCCCCGCGCATTGTTGCCAAGGTGAATCGCGAGCGGGCGAAAGCGTTGGGCGTGCCGATTTCAGAAATTTTCGATACGATGCAGGCCTACTTCGGCAACTTTTACATCAATGACTTTATCAAGTATGGGCGCGTCTATCGCGTCCAGACAGAGGCCGATGCTCAGTATCGCTCCACGCCGAAGGATGTGTCCAAGATTTATGTGCGGGCGACCGGTCCTCAAGGCACCACCATGATTCCATTGGACACCGTGGTGGACACGGATTTCTCCAGCGGACCCGACCCGGTGACCCATTTCAACGGCTACAATACTGCGTTGGTGCTGGGATCGGCTGCTCCTGGGTACAGCTCCGGCCAGGTGTTGGACGCGCTCGAACAGGTCGCGGGAGAGGTGCTGATCCCGAAGGGGTATGGGATCGATTGGAGCGGCATCTCCTATCAGGAACGAATGGTCGGCAGCCAGTCGATGTATGCGTTCGCGTTTGGATTGTTAATGGTGTTTTTGGTGTTGGCTGCGCAGTATGAAAGCTGGGTGGTGCCGTTTGCGGTGATCCTAGCCGTGCCGCTCGGTCTATTTGGCGCTCTGAGTGCCGTGTGGCTGAAGGGGATGACCAATGATATCTATTTTCAGATCGGGCTGGTGACGCTGATCGGACTTTCGGCAAAAAACGCTATTTTGATTGTGGAGTTCGCCAACAAACAGTACGAAGACGGCCAGCCTTTGTTAAAGGCGACGATGGAAGCGGCAAAGCTCCGGTTTCGCCCGATCGTCATGACGTCGATGGCATTCATTCTCGGCGTGGTACCTCTGGTTATTGCCACCGGCGCCGGCGCTGCCAGCCGGAACTCCATCGGCACTGGGGTGTTCGGCGGGATGTTGGCGGCCACTTTTCTGGCTATCTTTTTCGTGCCATTATTCTTTGTGCTGATCCGTTCGTTGAGTCGCCGCTTGAAAAAGCAGACTTCTCCGGCACAGGATGCACCGGACGATCCCGAAAAGGAGCGCGACTATCAACATGCGTAGACTGGCCCTGGTTCTTTCCTCGACTCTTCTGACGGCTTGTGCTGTTGGTCCAGACTTCACCAAACCTGACGCGACGACTCCGGATGCCTTCCGCATGGCGGAGGCAGGTGGGAATGTTGCATCAATCGCGAATACGCCCTGGTGGGAGCTGCTCAAGGATCAAGAGCTTCAACGGCTGATTCGTACGGCACTGGAAGAAAATAAAGACCTCCAGCGCGCAGCGGCGGCGGTGGAAGAGTTTCAGGCGCGCTTGTTTATCGCGAAGACCGATTTCGCCCCGCAGATGAATGTCACGTCGAATGCACCGCTGTTCGGTCGGAAGACCAATTTCTTGTTTCCCGGCTTCCCCAATCCCTTCAACTACTACTTGCAGGGAAATTTGTCCTGGGAGATCGACATCTGGGGACGTATTCGTCGATCCAACGAGGCCGCGCGTGGTGATCTGTTGTCTCGGGAGGAGAATCGGCGCGCCATTGTGTTGCAGTTGGTGAGTGGTGTTGCGGAGGCGTACTTCGAACTGTTGCAGTTCGATATGCAGTTCGACATTGCGCGGCGTACGCTCAAGTCTTGGGAGGAGTCCGTCAGGATCGCTCAGGCGCGATTGCGGCAGGGAATGATTTCCAAGCTCGATGCCGATCAATTCGAGGCTGAACGGGCTAATGCTGCGGCCAAGGCGGCGGAGTTCGAACGTCAGAAGGTACAGAAGGAAAATCAACTCAGTGTGCTGCTGGGCCGGAATCCAGGCCGGATTGCCCGTGGGCATTCCTTGACGGAGCAGGTGATGCCGCCGGACGTGCCTCCCGGCCTTCCTTCTGAATTGTTGCAGCGACGTCCTGACATTCTGCAGGCGGAGCAGGATCTTGCCGCCGCCACCGCTCGCATCGGGGTGGCAAAAGCTGATCGCTTTCCGAAGCTCAGTATCACCGGCATCCTGGGTGTGGCGAGTCCGCATTTGTCTCGATTAGTGGCCAATGAAACCGCGTTCGGTGTCGCGGGGCCAGGCTTCGCCGGACCATTGTTGAATGCTCAGATTCTCGGTTTTCAACAGAAAGCTGCCGAAGCGCAAGCGCGACAAGCCGTGGCTCAATATGAGCAGTCGGTGTTGGTCGCGTTCAAGGAAGTGGAGGATTCGCTGGTCGCAGTGAGCACGGTTCGTGAGCAGCGCACGGCACAGTTGCAGCAGGTCGACGCGTTGCGTTCAGCGTTGAGTCTTGCCAATCTTCGTTACAAGGGTGGTCTGGCAAATTACCTGGATGTGCTGAT from the Nitrospira sp. genome contains:
- a CDS encoding YciI family protein, which translates into the protein MRFVVFVKATKNSEAGVMPSQELLAAMMKYNEELVQAGVMLGGEGLHPSSKGVRVKFSGSQRIVTEGPFIETNEIVAGYWLWQCQSKAEAIEWVKRCPSPMPGEESEIEIRPLFEADDFGAELTPELREREERLRAQAAGKK
- a CDS encoding efflux transporter outer membrane subunit, with amino-acid sequence MRRLALVLSSTLLTACAVGPDFTKPDATTPDAFRMAEAGGNVASIANTPWWELLKDQELQRLIRTALEENKDLQRAAAAVEEFQARLFIAKTDFAPQMNVTSNAPLFGRKTNFLFPGFPNPFNYYLQGNLSWEIDIWGRIRRSNEAARGDLLSREENRRAIVLQLVSGVAEAYFELLQFDMQFDIARRTLKSWEESVRIAQARLRQGMISKLDADQFEAERANAAAKAAEFERQKVQKENQLSVLLGRNPGRIARGHSLTEQVMPPDVPPGLPSELLQRRPDILQAEQDLAAATARIGVAKADRFPKLSITGILGVASPHLSRLVANETAFGVAGPGFAGPLLNAQILGFQQKAAEAQARQAVAQYEQSVLVAFKEVEDSLVAVSTVREQRTAQLQQVDALRSALSLANLRYKGGLANYLDVLIAQRNLFEAELALMGTHRLHLVSIVQLYKALGGGWTPEGQPPVQALPVVSTQEKR
- a CDS encoding multidrug efflux RND transporter permease subunit, whose amino-acid sequence is MISHFFIDRPIFASVLSIMIMVVGLVSLQALPIAQFPEITPPVVQIEADYPGANAEIVADSVARPIEVQLPGIDNLLYYDSTSTNDGHMTIKLTFEIGTDVDIAQVQTQNRVKLAEPQLPPEVVRQGITINKVSPDLLAVVALSSVDPTHDTVYLSNYAILRVLDNVKRLRGVGNALVFGSQNYSMRLVLDPIRMAQLSLTPTDIVNVVREQNRDFPAGTIGREPALKGTELTIPVITQGRLTEVKEFEELIVRAMPNGSMIRVKDVARVELGAQSYTLEGRWNGKPNVFLLTFLSPGANALETVKRVRAELAEVSKSFPTGVSYDIPYDTTRFIDVSIKEVVKTLMEAMVLVILVVYLFLQSWRATLIPGVAVPVSLIGTFAGMQALGFSINTLTLFGMVLVIGIVVDDAIVVVENCERHMSQGGLSPKAAAKRAMEEVTGPVIAIVLVLCAVFVPVGFLGGITGELYKQFAITISIAVIISGFVALTLSPALCALVLKPGEERHSGFFGFFNRAFSWMQGRYISTVGVALTRRVLSMAVFGGLLVGVFMLFKVIPGSFLPEEDQGYFITIVQLPDGASKQRTDAVLSKIESYFLAKPEIHSTDTLSGQNFVFSTRGPNAATMFVPLKHWDERKAPHQHVKSVIGAAFAEFAKIPEALVLAFNAPSIRGLGATGGFTLQLQDPSSGDFNRFSAAAQEFIGKARQNPAIGAIGTSFRVSAPRIVAKVNRERAKALGVPISEIFDTMQAYFGNFYINDFIKYGRVYRVQTEADAQYRSTPKDVSKIYVRATGPQGTTMIPLDTVVDTDFSSGPDPVTHFNGYNTALVLGSAAPGYSSGQVLDALEQVAGEVLIPKGYGIDWSGISYQERMVGSQSMYAFAFGLLMVFLVLAAQYESWVVPFAVILAVPLGLFGALSAVWLKGMTNDIYFQIGLVTLIGLSAKNAILIVEFANKQYEDGQPLLKATMEAAKLRFRPIVMTSMAFILGVVPLVIATGAGAASRNSIGTGVFGGMLAATFLAIFFVPLFFVLIRSLSRRLKKQTSPAQDAPDDPEKERDYQHA
- a CDS encoding DUF1579 domain-containing protein, whose protein sequence is MRYITVTLVALALVMSASIGEAKEKKHDKPMDPQAMMELWQKLAQPGEPHKTFAGLAGSWTTTTKEWMEPGKPPTEASGTAEMKMLLDGRFLYQEFKSQMMGQPFSGIGIDAYDNVRKKYVTAWMDTMGTGIFIMEGTASADGKTITLKGSHPEPGGGQMHHRAVWKLVDSNTQTFEMYGNHGHGKEEKMMEITYTRKP
- a CDS encoding efflux RND transporter periplasmic adaptor subunit, encoding MARRPRLSTIASILFGCFALSWLASCKQEVGSPQPPPVPEVGIVVATAQDVPDEPEFIGQSESSRPVEIRSQVTGILKEWFFKEGRDVKQGDRLYQIDPVPFHAAMLSAKAKVAQAEARLVQAKQNLARVKPLLAEQAVSTKDVDDAVAEEMAAKANLEGAKAELVKAKFDLDNTLIVAPISGMIERTRVYEGRLVSAQTDLLTIIQQVDPMYVIVSAPESFLLKRQRDNTAKRIQHPGVYQLRGVLTFADGTTYGQEGVLDLLDVGLKTDTGSRQARVVFPNHDRVLLPGQFVRVRFKGTVKKGAILVPQRAVQQGARGSIVFVVGNEDKVEMREVQATSWQGDQWLVEQGLQVGDRIIVEGLHKIAPGAPVKPVPLAAPATVPSADKPQPEPAS
- a CDS encoding VOC family protein, giving the protein MQKIAPCLWFDDQAEEAAKFYVATFKKAKLGPITYYGEASATVSGRPKGSVMTVAFEIDGQEFLALNGGPIFQFTEAVSLMVKCETQEEIDHMWEALSRGGEQGQCGWLKDTYGLSWQIVVPQWDEMLRGKDAARSERVMAAILSMTKPDLQCVQRAYEGR
- a CDS encoding MoaD/ThiS family protein, producing the protein MVRIILPAHLRTLARVTGEVALDVTAPVTQRAVLDALEARYPMLRGTIRDHVTHKRRPFIRFFACEQDLSHESADVPLPDTVASGTEPFLIVGAMAGG
- a CDS encoding exo-alpha-sialidase — protein: MSRVRVLVGTKKGAFILTSDGTRKQWDVQGPYFGGWEMYHLKASPADPNRLYASQTSSWFGQVIQRSDDGGKTWNPPGTKPEDLMGTDGMPNGASNMFVYDASAETGKPLTTHQHYDGTQRPWEFKRIWHLEPSLTDPDTVYAGAEDAAIFKSSDGGKTWNELPGLRSAKGHLWQPGAGGMCLHTILLDQSQPDRMYIAISAAGAFRTDDGGKTWKPINRGLKSQYELPDPDAEVGHCVHRIAMHPSRPNVLFMQKHWDVLRSDDAGDSWHEVSGNLPSDFGFPIAVHAHEPNTVYVVPIKSDSEHYPPEGKLRVYRSKTGGHEWEALTKGLPQQDCYVNILRDAMAVDQLEPCGLYFGTTGGQVYASRDGGDSWTAIVRDLPGVLSVEVQAL